One Psychrosphaera aestuarii DNA window includes the following coding sequences:
- a CDS encoding S8 family peptidase has translation MFLPRLSNKKWTLSFAVVGLVAVLLTLTGMKSYQSHQAYILQGASKGSMISLVNEIGGEVVHDFAVIPAISAMLTDDQVSAIKKNNPLIRLFSDAKVKLDGKSDEWHNKKPLRFKAKQSKVVWTAKNKTSEDAELESITINWPAANGALKNLKVNGEKLVKNVDGNSYTHYFDNLVSVQSGSKVKLAMKFDSLSSVSDSDYYIALNLSDGSVVELDSVKQNITRNEQRDTYFPTQVRANELHEMGITGRGVGVAVIDSGLANFEQLEYNSFGEKREIHRLSLVGGKKDKFGHGTHVTSLIANSEVTYTEDGQPTNSFNGIAPDVDLISIKAFDKNGDSTYSDILTAIIYVIENKDRLNIKVLNLSFGSEVQSLYFYDPINVALMAAWDAGITVITSAGNTGPNGMTVGVPGNNPYLITVGATSDNYTPFNFEDDFVASFSSSGPTHAGFIKPELVAPGAHLQGLMSEKSSLFKNYSVYDDNNGYFLLSGTSQATAVTSGIVALMLQDQPNLSPDDVKCRLIDTARMAQTKEGDLGFSIFRQGAGMVDAYEAVMSQASGCANTGMDIKKSLQAEEFYSGPARWNPETEEYYVLENDGFEWDGTAEDALTTQAIIWPPGGSSKDLPHPKKKETTANAIIWPPGGSSKDLKTNAIIWPPGGSSKDLPHPKKKETTANAIIWPPGGSSKDLKTNAIIWPPGGSSKDLKTNAIIWPPGGSSKDLPHKKVTTNWVNQE, from the coding sequence ATGTTTTTACCAAGATTGAGCAATAAAAAATGGACTTTGTCGTTTGCTGTTGTAGGTCTTGTTGCAGTCCTATTAACTCTGACTGGAATGAAAAGCTACCAATCACACCAAGCATACATTTTGCAGGGTGCTAGCAAAGGTTCAATGATTTCATTAGTAAATGAAATTGGTGGTGAAGTTGTGCATGACTTTGCCGTAATACCGGCAATTTCTGCCATGCTGACAGACGATCAAGTTTCAGCAATTAAAAAGAATAACCCACTTATTCGTCTGTTCTCAGACGCGAAAGTAAAGCTGGATGGTAAATCGGATGAATGGCATAACAAAAAGCCTCTTCGTTTCAAAGCTAAACAGAGTAAAGTGGTTTGGACAGCAAAAAATAAAACTAGTGAAGATGCAGAACTAGAGAGCATCACTATTAACTGGCCTGCTGCAAACGGTGCGTTAAAAAACTTAAAAGTTAACGGTGAAAAGCTAGTTAAAAATGTTGACGGCAATTCTTATACTCACTATTTCGATAATTTAGTTTCTGTTCAAAGTGGTAGTAAAGTAAAACTGGCCATGAAGTTTGATTCTCTATCAAGTGTTTCAGACTCAGATTATTACATCGCTTTAAACTTATCTGATGGATCTGTTGTTGAACTAGACTCCGTTAAGCAAAATATTACTCGCAATGAACAGCGTGATACCTACTTTCCGACTCAAGTACGTGCAAATGAGCTACACGAAATGGGTATTACTGGTCGCGGCGTCGGTGTTGCTGTAATAGACTCTGGTTTAGCTAATTTTGAACAACTTGAATATAATTCATTTGGCGAAAAGCGTGAAATCCACCGCTTATCACTGGTTGGTGGTAAAAAAGACAAGTTTGGTCACGGTACTCACGTAACCAGCCTTATCGCAAATAGCGAAGTGACTTACACTGAAGATGGGCAACCTACTAACTCTTTCAACGGTATCGCTCCGGATGTTGATCTAATTTCTATCAAAGCATTTGATAAAAACGGTGACTCTACATATTCAGATATTTTAACTGCCATTATTTATGTTATCGAAAATAAAGATCGCCTAAATATTAAAGTATTAAACTTATCCTTTGGTTCTGAAGTTCAATCCTTGTATTTCTACGATCCTATTAACGTTGCTTTAATGGCTGCATGGGATGCCGGTATTACAGTTATTACTTCTGCTGGTAACACAGGCCCTAACGGCATGACAGTTGGTGTTCCGGGTAACAATCCATATTTAATTACTGTTGGTGCAACTTCTGATAATTACACGCCTTTTAATTTTGAAGATGACTTTGTTGCTAGCTTCTCAAGCTCTGGTCCTACTCATGCAGGCTTTATTAAACCTGAATTAGTTGCTCCTGGCGCGCACTTACAAGGTCTAATGTCAGAAAAGTCGTCTCTATTTAAAAACTATAGCGTTTATGATGACAACAACGGTTACTTCCTATTATCTGGCACCTCTCAAGCGACAGCCGTAACGTCAGGTATTGTTGCGCTAATGCTACAAGACCAGCCAAACCTTTCTCCAGACGATGTTAAATGCCGTTTAATTGACACTGCACGTATGGCGCAAACAAAAGAAGGCGATTTAGGTTTTAGTATTTTCCGTCAAGGCGCTGGTATGGTTGATGCCTATGAGGCAGTAATGAGCCAAGCTTCTGGCTGCGCCAATACGGGTATGGACATCAAAAAATCACTTCAGGCAGAAGAGTTTTACTCTGGTCCAGCACGCTGGAACCCTGAAACTGAAGAATACTATGTTTTAGAAAACGATGGGTTCGAATGGGATGGTACTGCTGAAGATGCACTAACAACTCAAGCGATTATTTGGCCTCCTGGTGGTTCAAGTAAAGACTTACCTCACCCGAAGAAAAAGGAAACTACAGCAAATGCGATCATTTGGCCTCCCGGCGGGTCTAGTAAAGATTTAAAGACAAATGCTATTATTTGGCCTCCTGGTGGATCAAGTAAGGACTTACCTCACCCGAAGAAAAAGGAAACTACAGCAAATGCGATCATTTGGCCTCCCGGCGGGTCTAGCAAAGATTTAAAGACAAATGCTATTATTTGGCCTCCCGGTGGGTCTAGCAAAGATTTAAAAACAAATGCTATCATTTGGCCGCCAGGTGGTTCTAGTAAAGATTTACCTCACAAGAAAGTGACAACAAATTGGGTAAATCAAGAATAA
- the fadR gene encoding fatty acid metabolism transcriptional regulator FadR, with protein sequence MKIIKAQSPAGFAEEYIVDSIWNDRFPPGSILPAERELSELIGVTRTTLREVLQRLARDGWLTIQHGKPTRVNNYWDTCGVNILSTLAKLDIDGAVDLIDQLLSARTNLSAIYIRGAIKNNPQRVIELAQEALEVSDDPQQFADFDYRLNHELAHASGNAIYVLVLNGFKGFWEKIAGHYFSNDEARQLARDYYADLEKFASAEKHDESIYMIRKYGIDSGKIWTQMRDAFPTDLIE encoded by the coding sequence ATGAAAATAATAAAAGCGCAGAGCCCAGCGGGGTTTGCCGAAGAATATATTGTAGACTCTATTTGGAATGATCGCTTCCCTCCAGGTTCAATTTTACCCGCGGAACGCGAGCTTTCTGAGCTTATTGGCGTTACTCGCACAACTCTTCGAGAAGTTCTTCAGCGATTAGCTCGTGATGGATGGTTAACGATACAACACGGTAAACCAACTCGGGTAAATAACTATTGGGATACATGTGGCGTCAATATTTTATCCACGCTTGCAAAACTAGATATCGACGGCGCGGTAGATTTAATTGATCAGCTGCTGTCAGCTCGAACTAACTTAAGCGCCATTTATATTCGTGGTGCAATTAAAAATAATCCACAGCGAGTCATTGAATTAGCGCAAGAAGCTTTAGAGGTGTCTGATGATCCTCAACAGTTTGCTGACTTTGACTATCGTTTAAACCATGAATTAGCCCATGCTTCCGGTAACGCAATTTATGTATTAGTACTAAATGGCTTTAAAGGTTTTTGGGAAAAGATTGCTGGTCACTACTTTTCAAATGACGAAGCTAGACAGTTAGCAAGAGACTATTACGCAGATTTAGAAAAGTTTGCGAGTGCTGAAAAGCACGATGAATCAATCTACATGATACGAAAGTACGGTATTGATTCGGGAAAAATTTGGACTCAAATGCGCGATGCGTTCCCAACCGATTTAATTGAATAA
- a CDS encoding YfcL family protein: MVDLEALSDKAQEYFDGYVAEGTDDQLFASGYLRGHVDLVIGTAIVKQETLTLESLVDDVEKSVNKAIKNGELEQNDIETVNDMLNRLIKYLAE; this comes from the coding sequence ATGGTTGATTTAGAAGCATTGAGTGATAAGGCTCAAGAATATTTTGATGGTTATGTAGCAGAAGGCACTGATGATCAATTGTTTGCAAGTGGCTATTTAAGAGGGCATGTTGATTTAGTTATCGGTACCGCTATTGTTAAACAAGAAACGTTAACATTAGAATCGCTGGTTGATGACGTAGAGAAAAGTGTAAACAAAGCTATTAAGAATGGTGAGTTAGAGCAAAATGATATTGAAACGGTTAATGATATGTTAAACCGTTTAATTAAATATTTAGCCGAATAA
- a CDS encoding EAL domain-containing protein, translated as MSFPKLFRTIGTFSIVLISVLINFTSQASEMNISNINLSEPKTFLQSTIIFSSLDSNNLLSNNTVNDIAQDKLGFIWIGTNDGLIKYDGRTAQHFKFKIGDRLKLNSNLIRTIFRDSEERLWIGRDGGLSLFLPEKNTFLSFEEHKDYNSIKGLEFVTIAEGPDKNIWFGTSKSGLVQFNPNTNSFTKYTADKLSNLSSNRISDLTFDTYGTMYVATYDEGINVKNFSESKFHQLTIETNSKSQINDIRTLHVTHDNHLWAGTEYHGVLLVNLNSRETRHFKPDKSDPYSFCDSMVNDVMEDSNGSSWFATQNGLCKFNSQSQSFTRYIAENNRNTSLLSNQISSIFEDDGGVIWLGSIKGVNYWNASSRPFQHISSATSPLMESDDILSFAETQDNTLYIGSLEGGISKYEKVSNSLSHFSLSEEMGPKQPIAVPSLNVSSSNKLWIGTMDAGVYVKNLENGQLAQYNIENTSNSENALSSNAISKIIETKERSTVVSTYGGGLNIFDSEMNLSKFTASDGLSSNYIIDVTEDRKGHIWAGTLGDGLNKINLETGEVEVFKIDKNNPNTIKSNSILGLLDTKDYLWLATKDAGVARLDKAKLEQGIVDFLHIGTDQGLASSFTYGVLEDENGLIWISHSKGLSRLNPVNLFSVNFNTSHGLQGNDFHSGSFFKSKSGRMFFGGPNGFNTFIPSEVSLNTYKPPIRLTKFSQSNNETPIHQLFNKNGTLVLDYDETVIDFEFAALDYTKPELNRYKYKMEGLSEIWSDLGTSNHISFSSLPDGFYTLKVKGSNNGGVWSDELAIPIRVMPPLWRTWYAYLFYFVAASVLFLILVRQQQIKIQQQIANEKKLHKLAYFDSLTGLPNRQSFYESMERFLSLAKRGNYNAGVMFIDLDRFKRINDTLGHNFGDKVLMQVAERLRQSVRNSDFVGRNYDVKSFKNEIARLGGDEFTVFLSHLDSPEETTNVTQRIIESISKPITVDGYEVSVTPSIGIAMYPENGSTVQELMKHADVAMYQAKEDGRRTFKYYSNSLNDRAMERLQLEEYLRSALKNQEFELYYQPQVDLKTNQITKAEALLRWIHPELGFVSPADFIPIAEESGIIVELGDWILQQACMQAKEWRDAGHDIRVSVNVSSIQFKQTNLVDNVRNALELSELPKHLLELELTESAVMSDVEDNIGRLQMFKDMGIRIAVDDFGTGYSSLSYLKKFPIDTLKIDRSFIVDIDTNENDAAIVKAIMLLAETMQLNVVAEGVETLEQLRIIDNYGCQYIQGYFFSRPLPHADFMKFVSEEFADKSTWKLDLIG; from the coding sequence ATGAGTTTTCCAAAGCTTTTCAGAACTATCGGTACATTTTCTATAGTATTAATCTCAGTATTAATAAACTTCACTTCTCAAGCATCAGAGATGAATATTTCGAATATTAATCTCAGCGAGCCAAAAACGTTTCTCCAATCCACAATTATATTTTCTTCTTTAGACTCGAATAACCTTCTTTCTAATAATACAGTCAATGACATTGCTCAAGATAAACTTGGCTTTATTTGGATTGGTACAAATGATGGTTTAATTAAATATGATGGTAGAACTGCTCAACACTTCAAATTTAAAATTGGCGATAGACTAAAGCTCAATAGTAACCTAATCAGAACTATTTTTAGAGATTCAGAGGAAAGGTTATGGATTGGACGCGATGGGGGCTTGAGTTTATTTTTGCCTGAAAAAAATACGTTTTTAAGCTTCGAGGAACATAAAGACTACAATTCTATCAAAGGATTAGAATTTGTAACAATCGCCGAAGGTCCAGATAAAAACATTTGGTTTGGCACGTCAAAATCAGGTCTAGTTCAGTTTAATCCGAACACAAACTCATTCACCAAGTATACTGCAGACAAACTGTCGAATCTATCATCTAACCGTATTAGTGATTTAACCTTCGACACTTATGGAACGATGTACGTCGCAACATATGACGAGGGAATAAACGTCAAAAATTTTTCCGAATCAAAGTTTCACCAGTTAACAATAGAGACTAACTCTAAGTCACAAATAAACGATATAAGAACACTTCATGTAACACACGACAATCACCTATGGGCTGGTACAGAATATCACGGAGTTCTTTTAGTCAATTTAAATTCAAGAGAAACGAGACATTTCAAGCCTGATAAATCTGACCCATATTCGTTTTGTGACAGCATGGTAAATGATGTCATGGAAGACTCTAACGGTTCGTCGTGGTTTGCTACGCAAAATGGCCTTTGCAAGTTTAATTCTCAATCCCAAAGCTTCACACGGTATATTGCAGAGAACAATCGGAATACAAGCCTATTGAGCAATCAGATTAGCTCTATATTTGAAGATGATGGAGGTGTAATTTGGTTAGGCTCTATTAAAGGAGTTAACTACTGGAATGCATCTAGCAGACCTTTCCAACATATCAGCAGTGCAACATCACCTTTAATGGAGAGTGACGACATTTTATCGTTTGCAGAAACGCAGGATAATACTTTATATATTGGCAGTTTGGAGGGAGGAATAAGTAAATATGAAAAAGTGTCTAATTCGCTCAGTCATTTTTCACTATCTGAGGAAATGGGGCCAAAACAACCGATTGCTGTGCCGAGTTTAAATGTTTCATCTTCTAACAAGTTGTGGATTGGCACAATGGACGCTGGTGTTTATGTTAAAAATTTAGAAAATGGGCAATTAGCTCAATACAACATTGAAAATACTTCTAACAGTGAAAACGCACTATCCTCAAATGCAATATCCAAAATAATAGAAACTAAAGAGAGGTCTACTGTTGTATCTACTTATGGTGGAGGACTGAATATTTTCGATTCTGAAATGAACCTTTCTAAATTTACTGCTTCCGATGGCCTATCTTCGAATTATATTATAGATGTTACAGAAGATAGAAAAGGGCATATCTGGGCTGGTACACTCGGTGACGGCCTAAACAAAATAAACTTAGAGACTGGTGAAGTTGAAGTCTTCAAAATTGATAAAAACAATCCAAATACGATTAAGTCTAATTCGATTCTAGGCTTGTTAGATACTAAAGATTATCTATGGTTGGCGACTAAAGATGCGGGTGTAGCGAGACTGGACAAAGCAAAACTTGAGCAAGGTATTGTCGACTTTTTACATATTGGTACAGACCAAGGTTTAGCCAGCAGTTTTACCTATGGTGTGTTAGAAGACGAGAACGGCTTAATTTGGATTAGCCACTCTAAAGGGCTCAGTCGTTTAAATCCGGTTAACCTATTTTCCGTCAATTTTAATACTAGCCATGGTTTACAGGGTAATGACTTTCACAGTGGCTCATTTTTTAAATCAAAATCAGGCCGCATGTTTTTTGGCGGACCAAATGGCTTTAACACATTTATACCAAGTGAAGTTTCGTTAAACACGTACAAGCCTCCTATTAGGCTTACTAAATTTAGCCAATCAAATAATGAAACACCAATACACCAACTCTTTAACAAGAATGGTACTTTGGTTTTAGATTACGATGAAACTGTAATCGACTTTGAATTTGCCGCTTTAGATTACACAAAACCGGAATTAAATCGTTATAAATACAAGATGGAAGGCTTAAGCGAAATTTGGTCTGATCTTGGGACCAGCAATCACATATCATTTTCATCGCTGCCAGATGGTTTTTATACCCTTAAAGTAAAGGGGAGTAACAACGGCGGTGTTTGGAGTGACGAACTTGCTATTCCAATTCGAGTGATGCCTCCTTTGTGGCGCACATGGTACGCTTATTTATTTTATTTTGTTGCCGCGAGTGTTTTATTTTTAATACTTGTTAGGCAGCAACAGATTAAAATCCAACAGCAAATTGCAAATGAGAAAAAACTACATAAGCTCGCTTATTTTGACAGCTTAACGGGTTTGCCTAATCGTCAAAGCTTCTATGAGAGTATGGAACGCTTTTTATCCTTAGCTAAGCGCGGTAATTACAATGCAGGCGTAATGTTTATCGACTTAGACCGATTTAAACGAATAAACGATACATTGGGCCACAACTTTGGTGACAAAGTCTTAATGCAAGTTGCTGAACGGTTACGCCAAAGCGTTAGGAACAGTGACTTTGTCGGCCGAAACTACGATGTAAAATCATTTAAAAATGAAATAGCTCGTTTAGGTGGAGATGAATTTACTGTATTCCTAAGCCATCTTGATAGCCCAGAAGAAACAACAAACGTTACTCAACGGATTATTGAAAGTATTTCTAAACCAATTACGGTAGATGGCTACGAGGTTTCAGTGACGCCTAGTATTGGTATTGCTATGTACCCGGAAAATGGAAGCACGGTTCAAGAATTAATGAAACATGCTGATGTGGCGATGTATCAGGCCAAAGAGGACGGACGCAGAACCTTTAAATATTACTCTAATTCTCTCAATGATAGAGCAATGGAGCGACTGCAATTAGAAGAGTACCTTCGTTCAGCACTAAAAAATCAAGAATTTGAGCTTTACTATCAGCCACAAGTCGATTTAAAGACCAACCAAATCACCAAGGCTGAGGCACTACTTCGTTGGATTCACCCAGAGCTGGGTTTTGTTTCGCCAGCTGATTTCATACCTATCGCCGAAGAGTCTGGAATAATTGTTGAACTAGGAGACTGGATCCTTCAGCAAGCTTGTATGCAAGCAAAAGAGTGGCGTGACGCGGGACATGATATTCGAGTTTCAGTAAACGTTTCGAGTATTCAATTCAAACAAACAAATTTAGTTGATAATGTTAGGAATGCGCTTGAGCTTAGCGAACTTCCAAAACACTTACTGGAGTTGGAGTTAACCGAAAGCGCCGTCATGTCGGATGTAGAAGACAACATAGGCCGACTACAGATGTTTAAAGACATGGGCATTCGAATCGCCGTCGATGATTTTGGAACTGGTTACTCATCACTGAGTTATTTGAAAAAATTCCCAATCGATACCTTAAAAATAGATCGATCGTTCATTGTTGATATTGATACCAATGAAAATGATGCTGCTATTGTAAAAGCGATTATGCTACTTGCTGAAACAATGCAGTTAAATGTAGTTGCTGAAGGCGTCGAAACATTGGAGCAATTACGAATTATTGATAATTACGGCTGCCAATATATCCAAGGCTACTTCTTCAGTCGTCCTCTGCCACATGCTGACTTTATGAAGTTTGTGAGCGAAGAGTTCGCTGATAAAAGCACATGGAAATTAGACCTCATTGGCTAA
- the nhaB gene encoding sodium/proton antiporter NhaB, whose translation MQQSSLSAFYQNFLGNSPEWYKLAIIACLIINPIIFMIDPYVAGWALVIEFIFTLAMALKCYPLQPGGLLVIEAVAIGMTSPGHVQQEISANISVLLLLIFMVAGIYFMKDLLMYSFTKMLLKVKSKIALSLSFTFAAAFLSAFLDALTVVAVIITVVTGFYMIYHKVASGKQFNHIEHDHTSDDHLDNLKRSDLEEFRAFMRNIMMHAGVGTALGGVCTMVGEPQNLVIAERAGWQFVEFALRMAPITIPTLIAGLLTTYLVEKFKVFGYGAKLPEPVRLILMDYDADSDAKMTKRDKVKLAAQVVIAIWLIVGLALHLAEVGLIGLTIIILATSAAGITDEHQIGKAFEEALPFTALLCVFFAVVAVIIDQGLFAPVISWVLTFEGKTKLVMFFIANGLLSMVSDNVFVGTVYINEVAAALKKGIITRDEFDMLAVAINTGTNLPSVATPNGQAAFLFLLTSALAPLIRLSYGRMVFMAIPYTVVLSVVGILATYYGLYEATEWLYQNHWIEHHVGLGEPSSAGH comes from the coding sequence ATGCAGCAAAGTTCTCTGAGTGCTTTTTATCAAAACTTTTTAGGAAACTCTCCTGAATGGTACAAACTTGCAATTATTGCCTGTTTAATAATCAACCCTATTATATTCATGATAGACCCTTACGTAGCTGGCTGGGCGCTAGTTATAGAGTTTATCTTTACATTGGCTATGGCTTTAAAATGCTATCCGCTTCAACCTGGTGGACTACTCGTTATCGAGGCTGTTGCCATCGGAATGACAAGTCCCGGTCATGTTCAGCAGGAGATATCCGCGAACATAAGCGTACTATTGCTTCTTATCTTCATGGTTGCCGGCATATACTTTATGAAAGACTTGTTGATGTACTCTTTCACAAAGATGTTACTTAAAGTCAAATCTAAAATCGCACTCTCCTTATCTTTCACATTTGCAGCCGCATTTTTATCAGCTTTTCTAGACGCACTTACCGTTGTAGCCGTAATCATTACCGTTGTTACTGGCTTCTACATGATTTACCACAAAGTGGCATCGGGAAAACAGTTTAATCATATTGAACACGACCACACTTCGGACGACCATTTAGACAACTTAAAGCGTTCTGATTTAGAAGAGTTTCGAGCTTTCATGCGAAACATCATGATGCACGCAGGTGTTGGTACAGCTTTAGGTGGCGTTTGTACCATGGTTGGTGAACCACAAAACTTAGTAATAGCTGAGCGTGCTGGGTGGCAGTTTGTAGAGTTTGCTCTAAGAATGGCACCAATTACAATTCCGACTCTTATTGCCGGCTTATTGACTACTTATTTAGTCGAAAAATTCAAAGTTTTTGGATATGGCGCGAAACTTCCTGAACCTGTTCGCTTAATTCTTATGGATTACGACGCTGACAGTGACGCAAAAATGACAAAACGTGACAAAGTTAAGCTTGCTGCTCAAGTCGTGATCGCGATCTGGCTTATTGTTGGATTAGCTCTTCACTTAGCTGAAGTTGGTTTAATAGGTTTAACCATTATCATTTTAGCAACATCCGCGGCTGGTATCACAGACGAGCATCAAATTGGTAAAGCGTTCGAAGAAGCATTGCCGTTTACTGCTTTACTATGTGTGTTTTTTGCCGTTGTTGCGGTAATTATCGATCAAGGTTTGTTCGCTCCGGTAATCTCGTGGGTGCTCACTTTCGAGGGCAAAACGAAACTCGTTATGTTCTTCATAGCCAACGGCTTATTATCTATGGTCAGTGATAACGTATTTGTAGGTACCGTCTATATTAATGAAGTAGCGGCTGCACTTAAAAAAGGTATCATTACTCGTGATGAGTTTGACATGCTAGCTGTTGCGATTAACACAGGTACAAACTTGCCGTCTGTTGCGACACCGAATGGTCAAGCCGCATTCTTGTTCCTACTAACATCTGCACTAGCACCATTAATTAGATTGTCATACGGTCGAATGGTATTTATGGCAATCCCATACACGGTTGTGCTGTCGGTAGTTGGAATATTGGCTACCTATTACGGTTTGTATGAAGCAACCGAATGGCTGTACCAAAACCACTGGATTGAGCATCATGTGGGCCTTGGTGAGCCGAGTTCTGCTGGACACTAA
- the dsbB gene encoding disulfide bond formation protein DsbB, whose translation MSVVNNLSTWPASRWPWFILALSALVLELTALYFQYGMGLEPCIMCVYQRVAVLGVLIAAIPALIRPDVILFRAVSFLAWIVASVWGLKLAIEHVRMQNPDNFMLLMTCDIYPNFPSWLQLHQWFPNVFEPRGTCGDIDWVFLSLSMPQWMVITFSIYFLTAIFFLFVRLVKNKSL comes from the coding sequence ATGTCGGTAGTAAATAACCTTTCCACTTGGCCAGCTTCGCGCTGGCCTTGGTTTATATTGGCGCTTAGTGCTCTCGTATTAGAGTTAACCGCCTTATATTTCCAATATGGCATGGGGTTAGAGCCATGTATTATGTGTGTTTATCAACGCGTCGCAGTATTAGGTGTGTTAATTGCGGCTATTCCTGCGTTAATTCGCCCTGATGTAATACTATTCCGTGCTGTGAGTTTTTTAGCATGGATTGTTGCATCTGTTTGGGGCCTAAAGTTAGCGATTGAACACGTTCGAATGCAAAATCCAGACAACTTTATGCTGCTGATGACCTGTGACATATATCCAAATTTCCCAAGTTGGCTTCAATTACACCAATGGTTTCCAAACGTATTTGAACCACGAGGAACCTGCGGTGATATCGACTGGGTGTTTTTGTCGTTGTCGATGCCACAATGGATGGTGATCACCTTTAGCATTTACTTTTTGACGGCAATATTTTTCCTCTTTGTTCGCCTTGTCAAAAATAAGTCATTATAA
- a CDS encoding ATP-NAD kinase family protein — protein MTNKLQRKFRLGLIVNPLAGLGGTVGLKGSDGQDTAELALQKGAKPLANERIKIALKEVSDYYQNLEVFTVSGDMGESTCNALGIPCHIVHSPVVNHNGATSFEDTESAARIMSELNLDLLLFAGGDGTARNICASVDNTTVLGVPAGCKIHSGVYAITPKAAGRIVKMLVAGELVSLTDADVMDIDETLFRQGIVKAKRYGELQIPAELRYVQNVKMGGKESDELVLQDIAAHVIEEMEEDELYVMGSGSTVAFIMEELGCDNTLLGVDVLLDQQVVASDVTAAQLLDIVAGKRAKLVITLIGGQGHIFGRGNQQLSPQLIKEIGRDNIIVVATKTKLQALEGRPLIADTGDVELDKMLSGPITVVTGYHDQVIYPVGYEEL, from the coding sequence ATGACAAACAAACTGCAGCGTAAATTTCGCTTAGGTCTCATTGTCAATCCGCTGGCTGGCCTTGGAGGCACAGTTGGCTTGAAGGGCTCTGATGGACAAGACACCGCGGAGTTAGCATTGCAAAAGGGTGCAAAACCTTTAGCGAACGAGCGAATTAAAATAGCACTTAAAGAAGTAAGTGATTACTACCAAAATCTAGAAGTGTTCACCGTTTCTGGTGATATGGGCGAAAGCACGTGTAACGCACTTGGCATACCCTGTCACATTGTTCATTCGCCGGTGGTGAATCACAATGGAGCTACTAGTTTTGAAGACACAGAATCAGCTGCTCGAATAATGTCTGAGCTAAATCTGGATTTGCTATTGTTTGCTGGTGGGGATGGAACGGCACGCAATATATGTGCGTCGGTTGATAACACAACTGTGTTAGGCGTACCTGCGGGTTGTAAGATTCACTCAGGTGTATATGCAATAACACCAAAAGCAGCCGGTCGAATTGTAAAAATGCTAGTCGCTGGTGAGTTAGTGTCGTTGACTGATGCTGATGTGATGGATATTGATGAGACCTTATTTAGGCAAGGCATCGTAAAAGCAAAACGCTATGGTGAATTACAAATTCCAGCAGAGTTGCGTTATGTGCAAAATGTAAAAATGGGCGGCAAAGAAAGCGACGAATTAGTGCTTCAGGATATCGCGGCTCACGTTATTGAGGAAATGGAAGAAGATGAGCTTTATGTGATGGGCTCAGGCAGTACGGTCGCTTTTATTATGGAGGAGCTCGGTTGCGACAATACCTTGCTTGGCGTTGACGTTCTTCTGGATCAACAAGTCGTAGCATCTGATGTAACGGCTGCGCAATTGCTCGATATAGTCGCTGGAAAGCGCGCTAAGCTCGTTATTACGTTAATAGGTGGCCAAGGCCATATCTTTGGTCGAGGCAATCAGCAGTTGTCTCCACAGCTAATTAAAGAAATAGGTCGCGACAATATAATTGTTGTGGCAACTAAAACCAAATTACAAGCACTAGAAGGTCGTCCACTCATTGCTGATACCGGTGATGTTGAGTTGGACAAAATGTTATCGGGGCCAATTACAGTGGTAACTGGCTACCATGACCAAGTTATTTACCCAGTCGGCTACGAGGAGTTATAG